Proteins co-encoded in one Ponticoccus alexandrii genomic window:
- a CDS encoding 3-keto-5-aminohexanoate cleavage protein, with translation MPLTMNREVFVTCAVTGSGATQDRSHHVPRTPAEIAASAIAAAQAGAAVVHCHVRDPETGAPSRRLDLYREVTDRIRAAETDVVLNLTAGMGGDITFGSAEAPLPLNEAATDMIGAEARTAHIAACLPELCTLDCGTMNFAEADYVMTNTPGMLRAMGARMTALGVRPEIEAFDTGHLWFAKQLVNEGALAAPALVQLCMGVPWGAPDDLNTFLAMVNAVPRGWTFSAFALGRHQMPYVAASVLAGGNVRVGLEDNLFLDKGVLATNAQLVERAVGLVEGLGARVIGPEAVRAKLGLTKRAPAG, from the coding sequence ATGCCGCTGACCATGAACCGCGAGGTCTTCGTCACCTGCGCCGTCACCGGCTCGGGCGCCACGCAGGACCGCAGCCACCATGTGCCGCGCACCCCGGCAGAGATTGCCGCCAGCGCCATCGCGGCGGCGCAGGCCGGGGCCGCTGTCGTGCATTGCCATGTCCGCGACCCCGAGACCGGCGCGCCGTCGCGGCGGCTCGACCTCTACCGCGAGGTCACGGACCGCATTCGCGCGGCGGAGACCGACGTGGTGCTGAACCTGACCGCCGGCATGGGCGGCGACATCACCTTCGGCTCTGCCGAGGCGCCCCTGCCGCTGAACGAGGCCGCGACCGACATGATCGGCGCCGAGGCCCGCACCGCCCATATCGCCGCCTGCCTGCCGGAACTCTGCACGCTGGATTGCGGCACGATGAACTTCGCCGAGGCCGACTATGTCATGACCAACACGCCGGGGATGCTGCGGGCCATGGGCGCGCGGATGACGGCGCTTGGCGTCAGGCCCGAGATCGAGGCCTTCGACACCGGCCACCTGTGGTTCGCGAAGCAACTGGTCAACGAGGGCGCGCTTGCGGCCCCGGCGCTGGTCCAGCTGTGCATGGGGGTGCCCTGGGGCGCGCCGGACGACCTGAACACCTTTCTCGCGATGGTCAACGCGGTCCCCCGCGGCTGGACCTTCAGCGCCTTCGCGCTGGGGCGCCACCAGATGCCCTATGTCGCCGCCAGCGTGCTGGCAGGGGGCAACGTGCGCGTCGGGCTGGAGGACAACCTCTTCCTCGACAAGGGGGTGCTGGCCACCAACGCCCAGCTGGTCGAGCGCGCGGTCGGCCTGGTCGAGGGCCTTGGCGCCCGGGTGATCGGGCCCGAGGCCGTGCGCGCGAAACTGGGGCTGACCAAGCGGGCGCCTGCGGGCTGA
- a CDS encoding SDR family NAD(P)-dependent oxidoreductase encodes MTTQFAKYPSLEGRTVLITGGASGIGAEIVRAFAAQGARTGFVDFDEDTARALVTDAAGEVDFEPCDLRDVKALRSAFSRLTERLGAADVLVNNAARDDRHDWRDVTPEYWDERQATNLRHAFFAIQAVAPGMIEKGKGSIINMGSSSWWQAMGNMPAYTTAKAAVHGLTRGMARDLGPHGIRVNTVVPGWVMTERQKELWVTPEAMETNLARQCLPVPLEPVYLARMVLFLASDDAAMCTAGNFMVEGGSI; translated from the coding sequence ATGACCACGCAATTTGCAAAATACCCCAGTCTGGAAGGGCGGACGGTACTCATCACCGGCGGCGCCTCGGGCATCGGCGCCGAGATCGTCAGGGCCTTCGCCGCACAGGGCGCCCGAACCGGCTTTGTCGATTTCGACGAGGACACGGCCCGGGCGCTGGTGACGGACGCAGCGGGCGAGGTGGATTTCGAACCCTGCGACCTGCGGGACGTGAAGGCGCTTCGAAGCGCCTTTTCCCGGCTCACCGAGCGGCTGGGCGCCGCGGATGTCCTCGTCAACAACGCGGCGCGCGACGACCGCCACGACTGGCGCGACGTCACGCCCGAGTACTGGGACGAGCGGCAGGCGACGAACCTGCGCCACGCCTTCTTCGCGATACAGGCGGTGGCGCCGGGGATGATCGAGAAGGGCAAGGGCTCGATCATCAACATGGGGTCCAGTTCATGGTGGCAGGCCATGGGCAACATGCCCGCCTACACCACTGCCAAGGCAGCGGTGCACGGGCTGACCCGCGGCATGGCGCGCGATCTGGGCCCGCATGGCATCCGGGTGAACACGGTCGTACCCGGCTGGGTCATGACCGAGCGCCAGAAAGAGCTGTGGGTGACGCCCGAGGCAATGGAGACCAACCTGGCCCGGCAGTGCCTGCCGGTGCCGCTGGAACCGGTCTACCTTGCACGCATGGTGCTGTTTCTCGCCTCGGACGATGCGGCGATGTGCACGGCGGGGAATTTCATGGTCGAGGGCGGCTCTATCTGA
- a CDS encoding metallophosphoesterase family protein, translating to MTRLVHLSDLHFGRVDQTLTGPLVAAVAELAPDLTVISGDLTQRARHSQFRKARALIDQLPGPVLSVPGNHDIPLDNVFVRFLWPFYRYRKHICRDLEPEFRDDQMIVAGVNTVNRFSWQRGKVGRTRLARLSARLADASQALRIAVLHHPLEHGPETDKRLMRGATQALEVLSDYGANLVLSGHLHRASARPFRAAPDLLFVEAGTGLSTRLRHDQRNTFNLLDFDGNRLEVVTMGTRPEAPDRFTELDRAHWRHGPQGWSAVDATADAAPAGPRKRREA from the coding sequence GTGACCCGCCTTGTTCACCTTTCCGACCTGCACTTCGGCCGCGTCGACCAGACGCTGACCGGCCCCCTTGTCGCGGCGGTCGCAGAGCTGGCACCTGACCTGACAGTGATCTCGGGCGACCTGACCCAGCGCGCCCGGCACAGCCAGTTCCGCAAGGCCCGTGCGCTGATCGACCAGCTGCCAGGGCCGGTGCTGTCAGTGCCCGGCAACCACGACATCCCGCTCGACAATGTCTTCGTGCGCTTCCTCTGGCCCTTCTACCGCTACCGCAAGCACATCTGCCGCGATCTGGAGCCCGAGTTCCGCGACGACCAGATGATCGTTGCCGGCGTAAACACGGTGAACCGCTTTTCGTGGCAGCGCGGCAAGGTCGGGCGGACCCGGCTGGCGCGGCTGTCGGCACGTCTGGCGGATGCGTCGCAGGCCTTGCGGATCGCCGTGCTGCATCACCCGCTGGAGCACGGACCCGAGACCGACAAGCGGCTGATGCGCGGGGCGACACAGGCGCTGGAGGTCCTGTCCGACTATGGCGCCAACCTTGTCCTGTCGGGGCACCTGCACCGCGCCTCGGCCCGGCCCTTTCGCGCCGCGCCCGACCTGCTGTTCGTCGAGGCGGGCACCGGCCTGTCGACCCGGCTGCGCCACGATCAGCGCAACACCTTCAACCTGCTCGACTTCGACGGCAACCGGCTGGAGGTGGTAACGATGGGCACGCGCCCCGAGGCCCCGGACCGCTTCACCGAGCTGGACCGGGCGCATTGGCGGCATGGGCCACAGGGCTGGTCCGCCGTGGACGCCACCGCCGATGCCGCGCCCGCCGGTCCCCGGAAGCGGCGCGAGGCCTAA